A stretch of the Amycolatopsis sp. BJA-103 genome encodes the following:
- a CDS encoding P1 family peptidase, translating into MITDVPGVLVGHHERVGDGWATGTTVVLVPGGAVGAVDQRGGAPGTRETNLLEPENLVQHVNAICLSGGSAYGLAAADGVMRWLAERNLGIPVGTRPHEVVPIVPAAVLFDLPRSDWGNRPDASFGYAACEAAVAGPVPLGTVGAGAGAKAGSLKGGIGTASERVGEFTVGVVAAVNAAGEAVDLSTGRAFAADHEVDGEFGVRWPERPGDVEAKAAGLNTTIGVVAVDAALSKAEARRLAVAAQDGLARAVRPAHTMFDGDTVFALATGDRELPGGAGPVAATRRAAVLDTLCSAAARAFGRAMVHGVLNATSAGGMRAYRDVWPEALA; encoded by the coding sequence GTGATCACCGACGTTCCCGGCGTGCTGGTCGGGCACCACGAGCGGGTCGGCGACGGCTGGGCGACCGGGACGACGGTCGTGCTGGTCCCCGGCGGTGCCGTCGGGGCCGTCGACCAGCGCGGCGGCGCGCCCGGCACGCGGGAGACCAATCTGCTGGAGCCGGAGAACCTGGTCCAGCACGTCAACGCGATCTGCCTGTCCGGCGGGAGCGCGTACGGGCTGGCCGCGGCGGACGGCGTCATGCGCTGGCTCGCCGAGCGGAACCTGGGGATACCGGTCGGGACGCGGCCGCACGAGGTGGTGCCGATCGTGCCCGCGGCGGTGCTGTTCGACCTGCCTCGTAGCGACTGGGGAAACCGCCCGGACGCCTCTTTCGGCTACGCCGCCTGTGAAGCGGCCGTGGCCGGTCCGGTACCGCTGGGGACCGTCGGCGCGGGCGCCGGGGCGAAGGCGGGATCACTCAAAGGTGGGATCGGGACGGCCTCGGAGCGGGTCGGGGAGTTCACCGTCGGCGTCGTCGCCGCGGTGAACGCCGCCGGAGAGGCCGTCGATCTCTCGACCGGCCGTGCGTTCGCGGCGGATCACGAGGTCGACGGCGAGTTCGGCGTCCGCTGGCCCGAGAGGCCCGGCGACGTCGAGGCGAAGGCGGCGGGGCTCAACACGACCATCGGCGTGGTCGCGGTCGACGCGGCACTGTCCAAGGCGGAGGCGCGACGGCTCGCGGTGGCCGCGCAGGACGGTCTCGCCAGGGCCGTGCGGCCGGCGCACACGATGTTCGACGGCGACACGGTCTTCGCGCTGGCGACCGGCGACCGGGAGCTTCCCGGCGGCGCGGGCCCGGTCGCGGCGACCCGGCGCGCGGCCGTACTGGACACGCTCTGCTCGGCGGCCGCGCGGGCGTTCGGGCGGGCGATGGTGCACGGCGTGCTGAACGCCACTTCCGCCGGAGGCATGCGCGCCTACCGCGACGTCTGGCCCGAAGCCCTCGCGTAA
- a CDS encoding DUF2017 domain-containing protein, with the protein MNGWRRKGETIVAGFEQQEAAVLRGLVSQLEDMLTARAEEAPQDELAELTGIRTGPTESPDDPVLSRLLPDFHKLDPDNPTREDLDSAAAMRSLHEPDLLDKKVGVAKIVLDTLPRDGGNVRLTFEQADAWLGALNDVRLALGTALDVTEDMPDELPEDDPRAPHLGVYHWLTWVQETLIQSLTS; encoded by the coding sequence ATGAACGGATGGCGCCGCAAAGGCGAGACCATCGTCGCCGGGTTCGAGCAGCAGGAGGCCGCGGTCCTGCGCGGTCTGGTCAGCCAGCTGGAGGACATGCTCACCGCGCGCGCCGAGGAGGCGCCGCAGGACGAGCTGGCCGAGCTGACCGGGATCCGCACCGGCCCGACGGAGTCGCCGGACGATCCGGTGCTCTCCCGGCTGTTGCCGGACTTCCACAAGCTGGACCCGGACAACCCGACCCGCGAGGACCTCGACTCGGCCGCCGCGATGCGGTCGCTCCACGAGCCCGACCTCCTGGACAAGAAGGTCGGCGTCGCCAAGATCGTGCTGGACACCCTGCCGCGGGACGGCGGGAACGTGCGGCTGACCTTCGAACAGGCCGACGCGTGGCTCGGCGCGCTCAACGACGTCCGGCTGGCGCTGGGCACCGCGCTCGACGTCACCGAGGACATGCCCGACGAACTGCCCGAAGACGATCCCCGCGCGCCGCATCTCGGCGTCTACCACTGGCTGACCTGGGTGCAGGAGACCCTCATCCAGTCGCTGACATCGTGA
- the clpS gene encoding ATP-dependent Clp protease adapter ClpS gives MSTPVASEQTQVDPQGVEVVSEDNPWRTVVWNDPVNLMSYVTYVFQKLFGYSRDHATKLMLDVHQKGKAIVSSGSKEKVEIDVAKLHAAGLWATMEQTS, from the coding sequence ATGTCCACGCCTGTCGCATCCGAGCAGACGCAGGTTGATCCACAGGGAGTAGAAGTCGTCTCTGAGGACAATCCCTGGCGGACGGTCGTCTGGAACGATCCGGTGAACCTCATGTCGTACGTGACGTACGTGTTCCAGAAGCTGTTCGGTTACAGCCGGGACCACGCGACGAAGCTGATGCTCGACGTGCACCAGAAGGGCAAGGCGATCGTGTCCTCCGGTTCCAAGGAGAAGGTGGAGATCGACGTCGCGAAACTGCACGCGGCCGGCCTCTGGGCGACGATGGAGCAGACTTCATGA
- a CDS encoding nicotinate phosphoribosyltransferase has product MGSPEAATGAGTALLTDHYELTMLASALADGTADRPCVFEVFARRLPDGRRYGVVAGTGRVLDSIADFRFTDAELSQLEATAVVDDATLSWLSEYSFSGNIDGYAEGELYFPGSPILTVTGSFGDAVVLETLILSILNHDSAIASAAARMSGAAHGRPIIEMGGRRTHEWAAVAAARAAYLAGFATTSNLEAGRRYGIPTRGTVAHAFMLLHDSEEEAFRAQVDKMGTDTTLLVDTYDITKGIETAVRVAGTELGAIRIDSGDVGPLARKAREQLDALGAKDTRIVVSGDLDEHAIAALRAEPVDAYGVGTSVVTGSGAPTAGMVYKLVEVDGRPVAKRSAHKESRGGRKSALRRHRGTGTAVEEVIWTAASTAPERGPDDHELQIPLVRDGRTVDDLPTLDDARQRLRRALVSLPWEGLKLSHGEPAIPTVFV; this is encoded by the coding sequence ATGGGTTCCCCCGAGGCGGCCACTGGCGCCGGCACCGCGTTGCTCACCGACCACTACGAGCTGACCATGCTGGCCAGCGCGCTGGCCGACGGGACCGCGGACAGGCCGTGTGTCTTCGAGGTCTTCGCACGTCGTCTCCCCGACGGCCGCCGCTACGGCGTCGTCGCGGGCACCGGCCGGGTCCTCGACTCGATCGCGGACTTCCGGTTCACCGATGCCGAGCTGAGCCAGCTGGAAGCGACCGCCGTCGTCGACGACGCCACCCTTTCGTGGCTCTCGGAGTACTCCTTCTCGGGGAACATCGACGGCTACGCCGAGGGTGAGCTCTACTTCCCCGGCTCCCCGATCCTGACCGTCACCGGCTCCTTCGGCGACGCCGTCGTGCTGGAGACGCTGATCCTCTCGATCCTCAACCACGACAGCGCGATCGCGTCCGCGGCGGCGCGGATGTCGGGCGCCGCGCACGGCAGGCCGATCATCGAGATGGGCGGGCGCCGCACGCACGAGTGGGCCGCCGTCGCCGCCGCGCGGGCCGCGTACCTCGCCGGTTTCGCCACGACGTCCAACCTCGAAGCGGGCCGCCGCTACGGCATCCCGACGCGGGGCACCGTCGCGCACGCGTTCATGTTGCTGCACGACAGCGAGGAAGAGGCCTTCCGCGCGCAGGTGGACAAGATGGGCACCGACACCACCCTCCTGGTGGACACCTACGACATCACCAAGGGCATCGAGACGGCCGTCCGGGTGGCCGGGACCGAGCTCGGCGCGATCCGCATCGACTCGGGCGACGTCGGCCCGCTGGCCCGCAAGGCCCGCGAGCAGCTCGACGCCCTCGGCGCCAAGGACACCCGCATCGTGGTGTCCGGCGACCTCGACGAACACGCCATCGCGGCGCTGCGGGCGGAACCCGTCGACGCGTACGGCGTCGGCACCTCGGTCGTCACCGGTTCCGGCGCGCCGACCGCCGGGATGGTCTACAAACTCGTCGAGGTCGACGGCAGGCCGGTCGCCAAGCGCAGCGCGCACAAGGAGTCCCGCGGCGGCCGGAAATCCGCGCTGCGGCGGCACCGCGGCACCGGCACCGCCGTCGAAGAGGTGATCTGGACCGCCGCCTCGACGGCACCGGAACGGGGACCGGACGACCACGAATTGCAGATACCGCTGGTCCGGGACGGCCGGACGGTGGATGATTTGCCCACGCTGGACGACGCGCGCCAGCGGCTGCGACGGGCTTTGGTGAGCCTGCCGTGGGAAGGCCTCAAGCTTTCGCACGGCGAGCCCGCCATCCCGACCGTATTCGTCTAG
- a CDS encoding isochorismatase family protein produces the protein MGTALIVVDVQNDFCEGGSLGLPGGAAAAEAISKQAAEGGYAHVVATRDYHIDPGDHFSETPDFKDSWPRHCVAGTSGASFHPALDVVPVSEVFSKGEYTAAYSGFEGNARDGKTLDAWLKEHDVTEVDVVGIATDFCVRATALDAAKAGFTVRVLLDLTVGGSQPTVDAALKDFDEAGVTYTGKAPVPTA, from the coding sequence ATGGGGACCGCCTTGATCGTGGTCGATGTGCAGAACGACTTCTGCGAAGGCGGGTCGCTCGGCCTGCCCGGTGGCGCCGCCGCCGCCGAAGCGATCTCCAAGCAGGCCGCCGAGGGCGGCTACGCGCACGTCGTCGCCACCCGCGATTACCACATCGACCCGGGCGACCACTTCAGCGAGACGCCGGACTTCAAGGACAGCTGGCCGCGGCACTGTGTCGCGGGCACCTCCGGCGCGTCGTTCCACCCGGCGCTCGACGTGGTCCCGGTCAGCGAGGTCTTCTCCAAGGGCGAGTACACCGCCGCGTACTCGGGCTTCGAGGGCAACGCGCGTGACGGCAAGACGCTCGACGCCTGGCTGAAGGAGCACGACGTCACCGAGGTCGACGTCGTCGGCATCGCGACCGACTTCTGCGTGCGCGCGACAGCGCTCGACGCGGCGAAGGCGGGCTTCACCGTGCGAGTGCTGCTGGACCTCACCGTCGGCGGTTCGCAGCCGACGGTCGACGCGGCGCTCAAGGACTTCGACGAGGCCGGCGTGACCTACACCGGGAAGGCGCCGGTCCCGACCGCATGA
- a CDS encoding bifunctional 4-hydroxy-2-oxoglutarate aldolase/2-dehydro-3-deoxy-phosphogluconate aldolase, with product MIQHHLQDTLIENRLIAILRADNANRFADAATVLHAAGVRVLEAALTTPGAPEAIAVIRKKLGDDAHVGAGSVREPSDVDIAADAGATFLVTPTVNPLVLERAHERGLPVVCGALTPTEIDQAWRLGAAAVKVFPVAAVGGVAYLRAIRAPMPDIPLVPTGGVHLADVAKYLESGSIAVAAATPLLGDALTSGGSLTDLATRAGEFVAAAAKYVSRT from the coding sequence ATGATCCAGCACCACCTCCAGGACACCCTGATCGAAAACCGGCTCATCGCGATCCTGCGAGCCGACAACGCGAACCGCTTCGCCGACGCCGCCACGGTGTTGCACGCGGCGGGGGTGCGGGTGCTCGAAGCGGCGTTGACCACGCCGGGCGCCCCGGAAGCCATCGCCGTCATCCGCAAGAAGCTCGGCGACGACGCGCACGTCGGCGCCGGGAGCGTGCGTGAACCGTCCGATGTGGACATCGCGGCGGACGCGGGCGCGACGTTCCTGGTCACGCCGACGGTGAACCCGCTGGTACTGGAGCGCGCGCACGAACGCGGGCTGCCGGTGGTCTGCGGCGCGCTGACCCCGACCGAGATCGACCAGGCCTGGCGCCTCGGCGCGGCGGCGGTGAAGGTGTTCCCGGTCGCCGCCGTCGGCGGGGTCGCCTACCTGCGGGCGATCCGGGCGCCGATGCCGGACATCCCGCTCGTGCCGACCGGCGGCGTGCACCTCGCCGACGTCGCGAAGTACCTCGAGTCGGGTTCGATCGCCGTCGCCGCGGCCACTCCGCTGCTCGGCGACGCGCTCACCTCCGGCGGATCGCTGACGGACCTCGCGACCAGGGCGGGCGAGTTCGTCGCCGCGGCCGCGAAGTACGTCTCGCGCACTTAA
- a CDS encoding choice-of-anchor P family protein, whose amino-acid sequence MKKLGSRLLSVTMLTGALVTGVPAIASADAAPATASASVGSLDVEIGDEHVVTGDLAPCDVDGPLTGKTQGGSTGDFARFGGGDSNCGRTGAVAVAEASGRRFETSLLKRFGGPVIKVRTFMAKCSTTKDGSLGYIEFGDVTGFTLPENIPQNYRLTIAGGKGGTALASLTVNETVTPTPPDGSLVTHMLHIKLFPQGGGPAKGDIYLGTARCDPYGKKKP is encoded by the coding sequence ATGAAGAAACTCGGTTCGAGGCTGTTGTCGGTGACGATGCTGACCGGGGCGCTGGTGACGGGGGTCCCGGCGATCGCGTCGGCCGACGCGGCACCCGCGACGGCGTCGGCGTCGGTCGGTTCGCTCGACGTGGAGATCGGCGACGAGCACGTCGTCACCGGCGATCTCGCGCCGTGCGACGTCGACGGGCCGCTGACCGGGAAGACCCAGGGCGGGTCGACCGGCGATTTCGCCCGGTTCGGCGGCGGTGACTCGAACTGCGGCCGGACCGGCGCGGTGGCCGTCGCCGAGGCGTCCGGACGGCGGTTCGAAACCAGCCTGCTCAAGCGCTTCGGCGGTCCGGTGATCAAGGTCCGCACGTTCATGGCGAAGTGCAGCACCACCAAGGACGGCAGCCTCGGCTACATCGAGTTCGGCGACGTCACCGGGTTCACGCTGCCGGAGAACATCCCGCAGAACTACCGGCTGACCATCGCCGGCGGCAAGGGCGGGACGGCGCTGGCGTCGCTCACGGTCAACGAGACCGTCACGCCGACGCCGCCCGACGGGAGCCTCGTGACGCACATGCTGCACATCAAGCTGTTCCCGCAGGGCGGCGGACCGGCGAAGGGCGACATCTACCTCGGCACCGCGCGCTGCGACCCCTACGGCAAGAAGAAGCCCTGA
- a CDS encoding biotin transporter BioY encodes MSSLSVAGHRPVLADLVPGALVRDAVLVAGGAALTGAAAQLMIPVPGSPVPMTGQTFAALLVGAALGWKRGALSMALYLAVGAAGFGWFQDGSSGLFGPSAGYIVGFVFAGALVGALAGRGGDRTPLRMAGTMVLGNLAIYSIGVPWLMASLNVGLSAGLAKGVVPFLIGDALKIAVAAALLPGTWALVSRFRKDV; translated from the coding sequence GTGTCTTCGCTGTCTGTGGCCGGCCACCGTCCGGTTCTCGCCGACCTCGTTCCCGGCGCTCTGGTCCGTGACGCGGTCCTGGTCGCCGGTGGTGCCGCCCTGACCGGTGCGGCCGCGCAGCTCATGATCCCGGTGCCCGGCTCGCCGGTGCCGATGACCGGCCAGACGTTCGCCGCCCTGCTGGTCGGCGCCGCGCTCGGCTGGAAGCGCGGCGCGCTGTCGATGGCGCTGTACCTCGCCGTCGGCGCGGCCGGCTTCGGCTGGTTCCAGGACGGCTCTTCGGGCCTGTTCGGCCCCAGCGCCGGCTACATCGTCGGATTCGTCTTCGCCGGTGCGCTGGTGGGCGCGCTCGCCGGCCGCGGCGGGGACCGCACGCCGCTGCGCATGGCGGGGACGATGGTGCTGGGCAACCTCGCCATCTACTCGATCGGCGTGCCGTGGCTGATGGCCTCGCTGAATGTCGGCCTGTCGGCCGGGCTCGCGAAGGGTGTCGTGCCGTTCCTGATCGGGGACGCGCTGAAGATCGCCGTCGCGGCGGCGCTGCTTCCGGGCACCTGGGCGCTGGTCTCTCGCTTCCGCAAGGACGTGTGA
- a CDS encoding ATP-dependent DNA helicase, whose amino-acid sequence MPSRADFPGVLELLTHAVESVGGAEREGQVQMADAVGRAIRTGEHLAVQAGTGTGKSLAYLVPAIRHAVEKEATVVVSTATIALQRQLVDRDLPRLAKALKKPLGREPTFAILKGRRNYLCLHRLDSGAPDEPEDQQLFDPFAVSRLGKEVTRLREWSSDTETGDRDELVPGVSDQAWRQVSVTARECLGASRCPIGTDCFAERSRAEAGKADVVITNHALLAIDALQGYQVLPDHDLVIIDEAHDLVDRVTSVATGELTSGMVSAAARRCGKLVDDEVADQLLEASDGLALILDDMPSGRMDSLPQALNGAIPAVRDAAHRCLTSLGKDRKEDVDEATARKLARSLLEEVHDTAVRLLEAFDDDKAHQRDVVWLTGDRFSTNPRPPALKVAPLGVAGLLRERVFNQHTTVLTSATLTLGGTFDTMARQWGLPPGGARVEKSPGTATEKAAPADSDDAEGPKWTGLDVGSPFDHKRNGILYLAKHLPPPGRDGLQPSTMDELAELIEAAGGRTLGLFSSMRAAKQATEEMRERLDLPILCQGDDSTGLLVQKFSEDARTCLFGTLSLWQGVDVPGPSLQLVVVDRIPFPRPDDPVSSARQRAVEARGGNGFLTVAATHAALLLAQGTGRLHRSVTDRGVVAILDSRLANARYGGFLRASLPPFWPTMDPKVARDALRRLDAAAPA is encoded by the coding sequence GTGCCCTCCCGTGCTGACTTCCCCGGTGTCCTCGAACTCCTGACCCACGCGGTCGAGTCCGTGGGTGGTGCCGAGCGCGAGGGCCAGGTCCAGATGGCGGACGCCGTCGGCCGCGCCATCCGCACCGGTGAGCACCTGGCCGTCCAGGCGGGCACCGGTACCGGGAAGTCGTTGGCGTACCTCGTTCCCGCGATCCGGCACGCGGTCGAGAAAGAGGCCACGGTCGTGGTCTCCACGGCCACCATCGCCCTGCAACGCCAGCTGGTCGATCGAGACCTCCCTCGGTTGGCGAAGGCGCTGAAGAAGCCCCTCGGCCGCGAGCCCACCTTCGCGATCCTCAAGGGCCGCCGTAACTATCTCTGCCTCCACCGGCTCGATTCCGGCGCCCCGGACGAGCCGGAAGACCAGCAGCTGTTCGACCCGTTCGCCGTCTCCCGGCTGGGCAAGGAGGTCACGCGGCTGCGGGAATGGTCGTCCGACACCGAGACAGGCGATCGCGACGAGCTCGTCCCCGGTGTCTCGGATCAGGCGTGGCGCCAGGTTTCCGTCACGGCCAGGGAATGCCTCGGCGCCTCGCGCTGCCCCATCGGCACCGACTGCTTCGCGGAGCGGTCCCGTGCCGAGGCGGGCAAGGCCGACGTCGTGATCACCAACCACGCGCTGCTGGCGATCGACGCGCTGCAGGGCTACCAGGTACTCCCCGACCACGACCTGGTGATCATCGACGAGGCGCACGACCTGGTCGACCGCGTGACGTCGGTGGCCACCGGCGAGCTGACCAGCGGCATGGTCTCCGCCGCCGCCCGGCGCTGCGGGAAACTGGTCGACGACGAAGTGGCCGACCAGTTGCTCGAGGCGAGCGACGGGCTGGCCCTGATCCTCGACGACATGCCGTCGGGGCGCATGGACTCGCTGCCGCAGGCCCTCAACGGCGCGATCCCCGCGGTCCGCGACGCCGCGCATCGCTGCCTCACCTCGCTCGGCAAGGACCGCAAGGAAGACGTCGATGAGGCCACGGCCCGCAAACTGGCGCGGTCGCTGCTCGAAGAGGTCCACGACACCGCTGTCCGGCTCCTCGAAGCCTTCGACGACGACAAGGCGCATCAGCGCGATGTCGTCTGGCTGACCGGGGACCGCTTCTCCACCAACCCGCGTCCGCCCGCGCTGAAGGTCGCTCCGCTGGGTGTCGCGGGGCTGCTGCGCGAACGTGTCTTCAACCAGCACACGACCGTTCTCACGTCGGCGACGCTGACCCTGGGCGGCACGTTCGACACCATGGCCCGGCAATGGGGTCTTCCGCCCGGTGGGGCCAGGGTCGAGAAGTCACCGGGCACGGCGACCGAGAAGGCCGCTCCCGCCGACAGCGACGACGCAGAGGGCCCGAAGTGGACGGGCCTCGACGTCGGCTCCCCGTTCGACCACAAGCGCAACGGCATCCTCTACCTGGCCAAACACCTGCCGCCGCCGGGCCGCGACGGGCTGCAGCCCTCGACCATGGACGAGCTGGCCGAGCTGATCGAGGCCGCGGGCGGGCGCACGCTCGGTCTGTTCTCCTCGATGCGCGCGGCGAAGCAGGCCACCGAGGAGATGCGGGAGCGACTCGACCTGCCGATCCTCTGCCAGGGCGACGATTCCACCGGCCTGCTGGTGCAGAAGTTCTCCGAGGACGCGCGCACCTGCCTGTTCGGCACCCTCTCGCTGTGGCAGGGCGTCGACGTACCGGGCCCGTCGCTCCAGCTCGTGGTGGTCGACCGCATCCCGTTCCCGCGCCCGGACGACCCGGTCTCGTCGGCGCGGCAGCGGGCCGTGGAAGCCAGGGGCGGCAACGGTTTCCTCACCGTCGCGGCCACGCACGCCGCCCTGCTGCTCGCGCAGGGAACCGGACGCCTGCACCGTTCGGTCACCGACCGCGGCGTCGTGGCGATCCTCGATTCACGGCTGGCCAACGCCCGCTACGGCGGATTCCTGCGTGCCTCGCTGCCGCCGTTCTGGCCCACCATGGACCCGAAGGTCGCCCGCGACGCGCTGCGCCGCCTCGACGCCGCCGCCCCGGCCTGA